The genomic stretch ATTAGGGAAGAAGGGTGAAGTACTTAGGGGTCACGAATTTCATGTATCTAGAGCTATAAGCGTAGGTAACGATATAAAATTTTCTATGAAAAATAGAATAGGAAGGGGTATATGGGAAAATAAAGATGGAGTTACCGTTTATAATACATTAGCTTCTTACTCTCATTTTCATTTTTCAAGCACTAGAGGATTGTTGTCTTTTTAATTCAAGTTTCTTTACTCTATCTAGTACTTCTAATAACCTATCTATTTCTGTAGTATATAGTCTAATTCTGAATGGCAATTTAGATGTTTGTGAATGAATTTCTATATATCTTTTTTCTCTATTCTCTTTTATCTCTGCATTAATTAGATGCCTTGAGTGTAAAAATACTCCACTTTTATCTGTCGATAATATACCTTTTTCTGTAATTTTATAACTTTGTGGTGCCATCACTTCCATAGTTTGGAATTTTACTAATCTTCTATACACAAACATATTGAACAGGAATAATGCTTCAAAATAAATAATGTATACTAACAGTCTTTCATATCCAGATATACTTCCAACTATTTTAAGTAAAACTTCATCATAAAATACAAATATTGCAATAATGTATATTATCATATATAAGAATGATTTAAAACTAGCCATAGCAAACTCTTGCATTTTTTTCATATATTCTTCATCTTTCTGGACAAGTTCTCCTGCTTTTTTCTCTTCGAAGAGAGTTCGTGAATTCGATATGTCAGCTAAATATTTTCTTTCACTAAGTAAAGGATTACTTCTCATTGTCATAACGCTAGTAATTCCAAGAATTACTATGATATAAAGAATATAAACAGGTAAGAAATACTGAGGATATAATGATAATACAAAAGACATTAAAATCATTAGAACTTGTGAGATTAGTATCATTTTCCAATTATAAGGATTAGGATATCCTTGGGGATAGGTAGACATGCCCAATATTAATATCTTTAAAACCCTAATAAATATGTGTTTGATTTTATTAGTTGTAATATCTTTAGTATCATTTTCTCTTACATCAATCAATCGATATACATACGTGTTACCATCTACTGGAAATGAACTAAATATCTACGTACTACAAACATATCAGAAGACTCCACTAGAAATTAATATAAGTTTTAATTTGAATTATTCTTCTTATATCTATATCTATATACATAATAATTCGTTTTTAAATATATCATTTAAGAATAGTTCTATCATCTTTTTTAAACCTATAATTATATATAACTCTTCGAAAGAAACAACTTTAATTGGAATTAATTATCTATATGCAAGTAATATGACTATTCTTATATGTTCCTCTCAAGGTCAATATATAAAAATTATTGGAAATGTAAGTTATGTAAATGATACTTATACTAATATTAACAATTTTATAACTGCTACTAAGTCTTTCTCTATATATAACTTGACTTATATTACATTTATATTAATACTATTAATTTCTATAATAATATTTATTACATTGAAAAGATATAAAGGTTATTAGTACATACGCTTTTATATTTTTGATTAAAATTCTATTCGATGATTCAAAAGTCTGAGATTAGGAAAAACCTTGAAGACGGATTACCGATACTGATCTACGACTTTGATGGTAGAGAAGAAGAAGTTGATATGATGTTTTATGCTGGGAAGATATCATGGAAAAGCATAAACTTATTGAGGAAAGACGCTGGCGGATTAATATGTTACGTAACGTCTAAAGAATATGGCCAAAAATTGGGATTAGATTTTATGACTAATATAATTAGAGAAAAATATCCTTATCTAGCTAAAAAACCGTCATATGGCGATGAACCAGCCTTTTCTATTTGGTTAAACCATATAGCTACAAAGACAGGAATAAATGATGTTGACAGAGCAAAGACAATATCTGAACTTCATAGTGTTATTTCTTTACTTAATGAGGATGAAAAATTAGCTAAGGAAAAGCTTGAAACTGAATTCTACTCACCGGGTCATGTGCCTGTATTGCTATCTAGGGGAATAAGATATAGAAGAGGACATACGGAATTAAGTATATCTTTACTCGAGTATGTAAATTTAGAAAAGAGCGCTGTAATAGCTGAAATGTTGGACGATGGATTAAGTCTTAGTAAAGAGAAAGCATTAAGATATGCAAGGCATAATGGATTTTTATTTATAGAAGGAAAAGAAATATTAAAGGAGGTTATAATATGAGAAAATACGGAATAGCGGATACTACATTTTCAAGAGTAGATATGGGAAGTATAGCAATAAAAGTTATAAAAGCAGAAGACCCCGATTCAGAGATAACTAGATATACTGTCCCTGGTATAAAAGATATGCCAGTTGCTGCAAAGAGACTTTTGGATGAAGGATGTGATGGTGTAATAACTCTTGGTTGGGTAGGGAAATCAATGTTAGATAAATATAGTTATCTTGCAACGAGCATTGGTTTAATAATCACACAAGTGCTAACTTCTAAACATATAATTGATGTTACTGTTCATGAAGATGAAGTAGATAATGAAGAAAAACTAAAAGACTTAGCAATAGATAGAGTAACTAAGCATGCAAAAAATTTGGTTAAGCTAGTAAGAGATGGAAGAAATGCATTAACTCCTTATGCTGGGAAAGGATTAAGACAGGGATATGAAAATGCCGGACCAATCGATTAACTTAGCTATAGTAGTGTCTGAGTTTAATTACGATATAACGTATCTGATGTTACAAAGAGCAATAGCTCATGCTAAATTTCTTGGTGCAAATGTAAAAGTTATATTTAAAGTTCCAGGTAGTTATGATATGGCAATAGCTGTGAAAGAGTTACTAAAAAGAGATGATATAGATGCTGTTATTACTTTAGGTGCAGTAATAAAAGGCGAAACAAAACATGACGAAATAGTAGCTACTCAAACTGCAAGAAAAATATTAGATTTATCAGTAGAATATGGTAAGCCTGTGACTTTGGGTATTATAGGTCATGGAGTTACGCATGAGCAAGCGGTGGAAAGAATAGAGGAATATTCCACAAGAGCTGTTGAGGCCGCAATCAAATTGGCTAGGAGGTTAATGGAACTAAGAAAAATACAAACATTAAATGAAGAAATGGTGGTAATTGAATGAAAATTATGCAAATAAATTTGGTAGACTATAAAGAATGGACTGAGAGCCTAGGGTATGATAGAGAGTGGAAAATTCAAAATTTTCAGCATGGTTTTTTATCTAGACTTAATGAAATAGCAGCAGAAATAAATTCATTTATAATAACATACAGATATGATAACTATATAATGTTACTTGATGGTGTATTAATTGGAAAAAATGATTATATTTTAACTAAAATAAAAGAACTTTCACCAGTTCCAATAGATATATGTTTTGGATATGGTAAAACTTTACTAGATGCAGAAAGAAATTGTTCTATTGACATGAATAGCATCTTATTAGCCAAAGATGAAAAACTGCTTGTAGCTCATTTTGACCTAGATGGATTTTCTAGAAAAAAATTATTGCTAGATGCTTATCTAGAAGTTTATAAAATATATAATAAGTTATTCAACTATGCTATGGAACTTGGTGGTTTAGCTTATTATTTTGGTGGTGATAATATAGGAATCTTCTTAGGGGTTGAGAATATTAACAAAATAATAGAATTAGCTAATTCTTTCCCAAATATGAAAGTAGGTATAGGAATAGGTAATAATCCAAGAGAGGCTCTTAAGAATGCCGCAGAAGCATTACATACTATAAGAATATATAGAGATAGGAAGATCGAAATTGTCGACTCTAAAAATTAATTTAGGTGCTATTTTATCTGGAGAGGAACTAGAATATAAAGAAAGAGTAAACATTGAAATAGATGATAATAACAGAATTTTACATATCGGTAATGGTTATGATTCTTCTGCTAAAAATTTTAAAGAATTTATACTTGTTCCACCTCTTATAAATTTTCATACACACAGTGGAGATTTTACTTTCCCAGAAATAGGAATTGATAAAACTATTAAAGAATTAGTAGGAGATCCTCATAGTGAGAAATATAAATATTTCAAGTTATATAAAGATAAGGTCAATGAAGGAATTAGAGAATTTATTAGAAAATCTATTAATTTTGGAATAATAGGAATATTGGATTTCAGAGAAGAAGGAGTAGAAGGTGTGTTAAAAGCTAAAAAATCTATAGATTTAATCGACATTCATTATTTCTCTCTTGGTAGATTGGATAAATTTGATGAGAAGGAACTAGAAGCGTTAGCAAAAGTTGCAGAAGGATATGGACTTCCTAGTCCTAGTTATCATTCTAGAAAAGAATTAAATGTTATCAAAAATCACTTTGCTACAAAGATTAGAGCTATTCATTTTGCTGAGACAAAAAAGCAGTATTTAAGAGATAGCCTAGAAGAAATAATTGTAAGTTATTCTCCAAATCTTATAATTCATGGAACTCATTTTAGTATAAATGAATTTTATCTCTTGAAAAATGAGAAAATCCCTCTAGTTGTTTGTCCTAGAAGTAATTTATGGTTCGGTATAGGTATGCCTAATATTTCTGCAGCCTATGATGTTGGTGTTACTGTTTTTTATGGAAGCGATAATGGAAGCTGGATTTCGCCAAATTTGTGGAAAGACTTAGAATTAGCTCTTCTTATTACTAGAATACAGAAACCAGGATCTAACTATGCAAGAGATATTTTATCTTCAGCTACTGTTAATGCATATAATTATCTTAGACTTGATTTTACAATAAAAGAAGGTAATAAAATATATCCAGTTTTAATAAGAGGAGATGAGATTTTTAGAGCAAACGATAAGTTTGTTGCAATAATTAAAAGAGCTTCAGATAATGGGATTTATAGTCTTGGTGCTATCCAGAATATAAGTTGACCACCGGAATCTGTAGGTACCTCAATTTTCATAGGTATGTTATTTCCAAATCCTAGAGTTACATTTTGAGATATGGAAGTTACTTTAAATACATCTTTTAGAACTTCTATGCTATATACTGCCTTTGAAGGAGATTCTATGTTTAATGATTTAAGGGGCTTATCTTGCCTTAATAAGGACTTATATCTTCTGCCAGCCTCCTCTGTGAAGAGAGTAACAGTGTTTTCATCTGCAGATATTTCAACTTCCTCACCTACTAAACTTAAATCTCTAGCAATATCTTTTAGTACATCTCCATCAGTTGTAAATGTTACACTTAGGTTTACCTTAGGTTCTGTTAATTGATCTACTGAAGTTTTTTCTCCTTTTATATAGATATTGCTTCTAGTTCCTGTTTTCTCATCTCTAACAGTAACTTTTAGGCCAGCATCAGTCTCTTCTAAAGTAACTGTTGCACTTTTAGTTTTAGCCTTTCCAAGAATTTTCTTCAAATCATTTATATTAATTTTAATTCCAAGCGGTTTGTCAATTGTATAATCTTCTAGGTATTCTTTTGGAATTTTAAATATAACCATGACTACTTTATCATCTGTCAAATATCTTGAAAAAATACTGTCTTCAGTAAAGTTTAAAATTATTTCATCCGTAACCTTAAGTAGACCAGATAACAAGGAGTAAAAATCTTTCGCACTTGAATATGTCGCTTTAATCATTCTTCCTCATTTGTTTTTTGTTCTTTTACTTTTTTAGTCTTTTTTGCTACTTTCTTCCTTTTCTTCTTATCAGAGGAAGAATAATGGGAGGCTAATTCTTTAAACATTTTCTTTGCTTCTTCAATGCTTATTTTCCCATTAAGTAAATTATCCCATATTTCAGTATTTTTCATTAATAGTTCTATGTCAGCTACACTTAGTGCTGGCAGTTCTTCTTCTTCGCTTTCGGCTTCCACTTTCTCCTCGTGCTCTTCTTTTTGTGTTAATTCTTCTTCGCTTTCGGCTTCAGTGGATTCCTCTTCTTCATTCTCTTTCTCATTCTCTTCCTCATCAAACATTATAATCCCCCTTATGTCAAGTTTAGTAGATATATTTCACCCCTTAATAAATCTCTAGTCACGCAATACCCCCTCGGTAATTTTTGTAATGTTTCATAAATTGTAGCGTATAACTGAGCATCAGAACCTCCAAACAATTTACTCGCATAGTCTAGTTCTTTGGGTTCAACTAAATTGAATATAAAAAAGTAACTTGTATTAGCAAGTAGTTCCTTGATGTATTCACTCGTTTGAGAAATTATTATAAATCCAAATCCAAATTTTCTTCCTTCTGCAAATAATCGTTCCAATATTTGTTTACCAGATTCTTTAGATAAGATAAAAGGAGCTTCATCTATAATAATTATTTTCTTTAAATTTGATATACCAGAAATATACATCGTATTTTGAATAGATTTTAATAATGTTTCTATTAAAATGTATTTTATCTCATTAGTAGGTATTTTAGAAAAATCTATAATTAGATTATTTTCTAAAATCTCTGAAATATTCACATTTGAATTATTGAAAATTGATGATGTTAGAAACTGAATATAGGGTTCTATTGATTGATATTTTATTATATCTTGACTTGTAGTAGCTAGTTTTTTCTTTTTTTCCAAAAGAATTAAAATATCCCTGAAAGTTGGTGGCGATAAATTCCATGTACTACTATCATTTTCATCTATTCCTTTTTCTGCATAAGCTTCAATAATTAAGTTTGTTAGTTCAATAGTTTGTAAATTACCTAGATTAAAAAGACTTTTTACCATCAATGAAATTTCTAAAGCCCTTTCTTTGGGACTTCTGCCAAATAAACTTAACGGATTTATTGTTACTTTAGAAGCATCAATTTTCTTTGCTCTTTGGACTTCATATTCGCCATGTAAATCGAAAACTAAGTAAGATACGTTTAATGAATTCACAATCCTTTTTGCTAAAGTCGATTTTCCTACTCCACTAGTACCTATAATTATCACATTATAATTTTTACTAGAATTAAAATCTAGGTAATATATTCCATCAGTTCTGATCCACTTATACGTAGAATTCGAGGTATAAAATGCGTTATCTAATGAACTCCCCTTACCTATTTTTCCAATTATTTTTCCAATTAGGACTCCTTTGTTAGGCGGTTTATACGTTTTAGGAAAAATTAAGTAAGGTAATGTGATCCAATTAAATGTTATTAAGGGTAATTCATAATAAAATCCATAAAGTGAGATTGCTAGAGAGTCTAATAGACTTCCTACTAAGAAGATAGGATTAAAGAATAATACCCAGTAGAGCACTAGTGATAGGCTAATGCCTATTATAAATTTTAAAAGTGAGAAACTAAATTTCACTTTTTTAAGTTCATCAATTAGGAAATCATAAAAATTTCGTTTTACGAAAGAGTAAATAAAGAATGCAACTAATGTAACTATTAGATAATATTCAGAATAATAGCTAATTAGTAATAACATCTCATAAAAATTTAATCTATTAATTATACTATAAATGGAGAAAAACGATGGTAATGATATAATAGATAATAATACCGAATTAAATAAGATAAATGCCATTATACCATTAATAATAACTACTAATGCAGTTATAGATATAGAATATAATGAATTCTGTGTTATATCGATAAAATAAAGAATTATAGTCTCTAAAATGAGGACTGAAAGGAATATAATGTAAGACCTCACTTATATTAAACCCAAAATCTTAGTATTATTAGCTAAATGATAAGTGTTTCTCACGATTTTGTAAATAAACTTAAGGAATTAGGATATACAAGTCTTACTCCAATACAAAAAGTAGCCATCCCTATAATTCTAAAGGGTAAAAATACTTTAGTTATAGCACCTACAGGCTATGGAAAAACCGAGGCAGCTGTCTTTCCGGTATTTTACAAGATTTATACCGAAAATTCAGTTCCTATATCAGCATTATATATTACTCCATTAAGAGCGTTAAACAGAGATATTGAGTTAAGATTAAAGAAGATAGGAGAAAAATTAGGTATTAAGGTTAAAGTAAGACATGGTGATTCGACCGAAAGTGAACGTAGAAGAATACTTCTTGATCCTCCACAACTTCTTTTAACAACTCCTGAAACTTTACTATATCTAGTAATAAATGAAAAATATCGAAAATTATTTGAAAAATTAAAATGGATTATAATTGACGAACTTCAAGAGATGTTAGATGAAAAAAGAGGATACGAATTATTAATTGTTTTAGAACGTTTAAAAAGAATAAGTAAGAATAGAATACAGTTTATAGGCTTGTCTGCAACTATTGGAAATATAGAAATAGCAAAAAAGTATTTAGGAGAAGAAGTAGAAGTGGCAAAAATTGATACCAGAAAAGATATTGATATTTCATTAATAATTCCAGAATTAAAAAAGGAATATGTTGATTTATCCGTTAAGTTAGGATTAAATCCTGAGATAATAGCAAGATTCAAAAAGATAGAAGAAATCGTTAAAAACGAGAAGCCTGTTTTAATTTTTACAAATGTTAGAGAAACAACAGAATTCCTAGCTAATGAACTTTCTAAAATAACACAGCTTAAAATTTTGACTCATCATGGCTCATTATCTCGAGAAGTAAGAGTTGAAGCCGAAAAAGACTTTAGAGAAGGCAAAATTGATGCTTTAGTGGCTACGTCTAGTTTAGAGTTAGGAATAGACATAGGTAAAATTAATGTTGTAATACAATACATGTCTCCAAGACAAGTAATACGGCTCGTTCAGAGGATTGGGAGAAGCGGACACTCTGTGAATAAATTATCTAAAGGCTATATAATGCCGTCAAATGATATATATGATATATTAGAATGTAAAGCCATTGTAGATAAATTGAAGGAAGGATATCTTGAAAGACCACTAATAGAATATAAGCCTTATGATGTAATTGCTCATGAAATAGCCGGTATGGTCTTGGAAGGATATAGTAATCCTAGAGAGATATTTGATATAATAAGAGGTGTTTTCCTATTTAGTGATCTGACAGAAGAAGAATTTGCTGAAATACTTAATATCTTGGAATCTGCTAAAATTATAAAAAGAGATAAAGATAAAATATCTCCTTCTTTCAGGCTTTGGAAGTATTATTATGAAACTAACATGATACCTGACTCGCTAAGAGACTACCTGGTTATAGATCATATAACTAATTCTAAGATAGGTACTCTAGATGAAGAATTTATTTCCGCATTAGATGAAAATACAGTATTTGTTTTAGGTGGGAAACTTTGGAAAGTAGTTACTATTGAGGACGGAAAAATATATGTCGAACAAGCCCAATTAAAAAGCGGTATTTTACCTAGCTGGTTTGGAGAATCGATCCCAGTAGAAAAGGAGGTTGCATTAAAAGTATACGAGTACATAAACAGGGTAGCGAAAGGTGAAGAAATAGATTTACCTAGAGATGTGCTTGGTAAATTAAAGGATATTATAGATAATCAATTGAAAAGAGGATATCCTTTACCATCAGATAAAGAGATTTTAGTTGAAATAAATCATGACCTAATTGTAATTCATTCAGCTTTTGGAACCAGAGGAAATAATACATTAGGTGCAATTATTTCTGCTTTGCTTTCTCAAATAAAAGGAATAAAAGCTAATTATAGGTCTGATTCATATCACATAGCTATAGCAACTGTAATACCAGTATATAAAGATGATATTATAAAAATTATAAATATGATAAATTCATCACAAGAAAAAGATTTGGAGGAGTTATTAAAAATAGCAATAAAAGAAAGTCCTCAATTTAAATGGAAATTACTAATTGAAGCAGAAAGATTTGGAGTTATAGATAAGGGTAAAGATATTGATATTTCTTCTACATTATTAAGACCATTTATAGATACTATAGTTGGAGAAGAGGCAACTAAGGAGCTTATTGTTAAGAACTATGATTTAAGTATCTTATCAAACGAACTAAGAAAAGTGAGCTGGAAAATATTAGAAGTACCAAGTTTCTCACCTCTAGCCAAAGAGTTTTTAGATAAGCTTTTAGTTTTTCGTTCTAGTGAGGATAAACCGATCATGCTAGAGGTTTATAAAAGAAAATTATTATCAAAAGAGGTAAAACTTATCTGTATGGTTTGCGGATGGAATAGCAATTTTAATGTAAATCAGGTCCCTCCTAGATGTCCAAAGTGTGGTTCTGTATTTTTGACAGTTGTTGATTTACGAGATGATGAAAGTATTCAAATAGTTAAAAAAGCAATAAAAGGAGAAAAAATGAGCAAAAAAGAACTAAAAAAACTAGAGGAATTGAAGAGAATTTCATCATTTTATTCTTACTATAATAAATATGTAGCAATCGGGCTTTCGGCCCCTGGAGTAGGTGTTACTAATATTAGTAAAGCGTTAGAAAAATTGAGAGAAGGAGAAGATAAGTATTATGAAGCGCTTTTAGATCTAGAGAGAAGGTTTATAAGGACTCGAAAATACTGGCACTAAGTTTAAATTTTTATGAATACGTTTTTTCATTAGGTAGTAGGTATGCCTGCAATAGAAATAGGAAGAATATGCGTAAAAACAAGAGGAAGAGAAGCAGGTAAAAAATGTGTTATTGTAGACATAATAGATGAGAATTTTGTTCTAGTAACTGGTCCTAAAGATGTTAACAAAGCAAAAAGAAGAAGAGTAAATATACTTCATTTAGAACCTACAGATAAAAAGATAGACATAAATAAGGGAGCAAGTGATGATGAAGTTAAGAAAAAGTTAGAAGAAGCAGGACTTATAGAATTTATGAAACAAGATGTTAAGCCAAAAATTCCTGTGATTTAGTATGCAAATATATGGTTTTATTTATAAAATAGATTCTTTTTGTAATTATAGTAATAGTTGGATTATTTTACAAGATTCCTATACTGATGAAAAATATGGTTACTTTGCTGATAAAAGACCAATAGAAGTTCTAATAAAAAATTCAATTATTAATGTTGATAAACCACCTGGACCTACGAGCCATGAAGTAGCTTTTTGGATAAAACAAATGTTTAAGGTTTCAAAGGCAGGTCATGGAGGGACCCTAGAGCTTTGAGGGTTAAACCCTCAGGCGGGGTGACCCTAAAGTAACTGGAGTATTGCCAATTGGGTTAGAGAACGCAACAAAACTAATGTCATATATTAGTTCTTCTGGGAAAGAATATGTATGTTTAGTGCAAGTACATTGTGATTTTAACATAGGCGAACTTAAGCAAATAATTTCAAAATTTATAGGTACGATATATCAGAAACCACCCGTAAGATCCTCAGTAAAGAGAAGAACAAGAAAAAAGAAAATTTACGATATAGAGATCCTTGATATAGATAATAGATTTGTTTTACTTAGGATATCCTCTGATCCTGGCACATATATGAGAAAATTATGTCATGATTTTGGAGTAATATT from Sulfolobus sp. S-194 encodes the following:
- a CDS encoding DUF2208 domain-containing protein, which gives rise to MSTYPQGYPNPYNWKMILISQVLMILMSFVLSLYPQYFLPVYILYIIVILGITSVMTMRSNPLLSERKYLADISNSRTLFEEKKAGELVQKDEEYMKKMQEFAMASFKSFLYMIIYIIAIFVFYDEVLLKIVGSISGYERLLVYIIYFEALFLFNMFVYRRLVKFQTMEVMAPQSYKITEKGILSTDKSGVFLHSRHLINAEIKENREKRYIEIHSQTSKLPFRIRLYTTEIDRLLEVLDRVKKLELKRQQSSSA
- a CDS encoding 3,4-dihydroxy-2-butanone-4-phosphate synthase; translation: MIQKSEIRKNLEDGLPILIYDFDGREEEVDMMFYAGKISWKSINLLRKDAGGLICYVTSKEYGQKLGLDFMTNIIREKYPYLAKKPSYGDEPAFSIWLNHIATKTGINDVDRAKTISELHSVISLLNEDEKLAKEKLETEFYSPGHVPVLLSRGIRYRRGHTELSISLLEYVNLEKSAVIAEMLDDGLSLSKEKALRYARHNGFLFIEGKEILKEVII
- the ribC gene encoding riboflavin synthase, with the translated sequence MRKYGIADTTFSRVDMGSIAIKVIKAEDPDSEITRYTVPGIKDMPVAAKRLLDEGCDGVITLGWVGKSMLDKYSYLATSIGLIITQVLTSKHIIDVTVHEDEVDNEEKLKDLAIDRVTKHAKNLVKLVRDGRNALTPYAGKGLRQGYENAGPID
- the ribH gene encoding 6,7-dimethyl-8-ribityllumazine synthase; its protein translation is MPDQSINLAIVVSEFNYDITYLMLQRAIAHAKFLGANVKVIFKVPGSYDMAIAVKELLKRDDIDAVITLGAVIKGETKHDEIVATQTARKILDLSVEYGKPVTLGIIGHGVTHEQAVERIEEYSTRAVEAAIKLARRLMELRKIQTLNEEMVVIE
- a CDS encoding GTP cyclohydrolase IIa, translating into MKIMQINLVDYKEWTESLGYDREWKIQNFQHGFLSRLNEIAAEINSFIITYRYDNYIMLLDGVLIGKNDYILTKIKELSPVPIDICFGYGKTLLDAERNCSIDMNSILLAKDEKLLVAHFDLDGFSRKKLLLDAYLEVYKIYNKLFNYAMELGGLAYYFGGDNIGIFLGVENINKIIELANSFPNMKVGIGIGNNPREALKNAAEALHTIRIYRDRKIEIVDSKN
- a CDS encoding amidohydrolase family protein; protein product: MSTLKINLGAILSGEELEYKERVNIEIDDNNRILHIGNGYDSSAKNFKEFILVPPLINFHTHSGDFTFPEIGIDKTIKELVGDPHSEKYKYFKLYKDKVNEGIREFIRKSINFGIIGILDFREEGVEGVLKAKKSIDLIDIHYFSLGRLDKFDEKELEALAKVAEGYGLPSPSYHSRKELNVIKNHFATKIRAIHFAETKKQYLRDSLEEIIVSYSPNLIIHGTHFSINEFYLLKNEKIPLVVCPRSNLWFGIGMPNISAAYDVGVTVFYGSDNGSWISPNLWKDLELALLITRIQKPGSNYARDILSSATVNAYNYLRLDFTIKEGNKIYPVLIRGDEIFRANDKFVAIIKRASDNGIYSLGAIQNIS
- a CDS encoding DNA polymerase sliding clamp is translated as MIKATYSSAKDFYSLLSGLLKVTDEIILNFTEDSIFSRYLTDDKVVMVIFKIPKEYLEDYTIDKPLGIKININDLKKILGKAKTKSATVTLEETDAGLKVTVRDEKTGTRSNIYIKGEKTSVDQLTEPKVNLSVTFTTDGDVLKDIARDLSLVGEEVEISADENTVTLFTEEAGRRYKSLLRQDKPLKSLNIESPSKAVYSIEVLKDVFKVTSISQNVTLGFGNNIPMKIEVPTDSGGQLIFWIAPRL
- a CDS encoding RNA polymerase subunit Rpo13; this translates as MFDEEENEKENEEEESTEAESEEELTQKEEHEEKVEAESEEEELPALSVADIELLMKNTEIWDNLLNGKISIEEAKKMFKELASHYSSSDKKKRKKVAKKTKKVKEQKTNEEE
- a CDS encoding ATP-binding protein encodes the protein MRSYIIFLSVLILETIILYFIDITQNSLYSISITALVVIINGIMAFILFNSVLLSIISLPSFFSIYSIINRLNFYEMLLLISYYSEYYLIVTLVAFFIYSFVKRNFYDFLIDELKKVKFSFSLLKFIIGISLSLVLYWVLFFNPIFLVGSLLDSLAISLYGFYYELPLITFNWITLPYLIFPKTYKPPNKGVLIGKIIGKIGKGSSLDNAFYTSNSTYKWIRTDGIYYLDFNSSKNYNVIIIGTSGVGKSTLAKRIVNSLNVSYLVFDLHGEYEVQRAKKIDASKVTINPLSLFGRSPKERALEISLMVKSLFNLGNLQTIELTNLIIEAYAEKGIDENDSSTWNLSPPTFRDILILLEKKKKLATTSQDIIKYQSIEPYIQFLTSSIFNNSNVNISEILENNLIIDFSKIPTNEIKYILIETLLKSIQNTMYISGISNLKKIIIIDEAPFILSKESGKQILERLFAEGRKFGFGFIIISQTSEYIKELLANTSYFFIFNLVEPKELDYASKLFGGSDAQLYATIYETLQKLPRGYCVTRDLLRGEIYLLNLT
- a CDS encoding DEAD/DEAH box helicase, encoding MISVSHDFVNKLKELGYTSLTPIQKVAIPIILKGKNTLVIAPTGYGKTEAAVFPVFYKIYTENSVPISALYITPLRALNRDIELRLKKIGEKLGIKVKVRHGDSTESERRRILLDPPQLLLTTPETLLYLVINEKYRKLFEKLKWIIIDELQEMLDEKRGYELLIVLERLKRISKNRIQFIGLSATIGNIEIAKKYLGEEVEVAKIDTRKDIDISLIIPELKKEYVDLSVKLGLNPEIIARFKKIEEIVKNEKPVLIFTNVRETTEFLANELSKITQLKILTHHGSLSREVRVEAEKDFREGKIDALVATSSLELGIDIGKINVVIQYMSPRQVIRLVQRIGRSGHSVNKLSKGYIMPSNDIYDILECKAIVDKLKEGYLERPLIEYKPYDVIAHEIAGMVLEGYSNPREIFDIIRGVFLFSDLTEEEFAEILNILESAKIIKRDKDKISPSFRLWKYYYETNMIPDSLRDYLVIDHITNSKIGTLDEEFISALDENTVFVLGGKLWKVVTIEDGKIYVEQAQLKSGILPSWFGESIPVEKEVALKVYEYINRVAKGEEIDLPRDVLGKLKDIIDNQLKRGYPLPSDKEILVEINHDLIVIHSAFGTRGNNTLGAIISALLSQIKGIKANYRSDSYHIAIATVIPVYKDDIIKIINMINSSQEKDLEELLKIAIKESPQFKWKLLIEAERFGVIDKGKDIDISSTLLRPFIDTIVGEEATKELIVKNYDLSILSNELRKVSWKILEVPSFSPLAKEFLDKLLVFRSSEDKPIMLEVYKRKLLSKEVKLICMVCGWNSNFNVNQVPPRCPKCGSVFLTVVDLRDDESIQIVKKAIKGEKMSKKELKKLEELKRISSFYSYYNKYVAIGLSAPGVGVTNISKALEKLREGEDKYYEALLDLERRFIRTRKYWH
- a CDS encoding 50S ribosomal protein L14e, whose translation is MPAIEIGRICVKTRGREAGKKCVIVDIIDENFVLVTGPKDVNKAKRRRVNILHLEPTDKKIDINKGASDDEVKKKLEEAGLIEFMKQDVKPKIPVI
- a CDS encoding tRNA pseudouridine synthase A, with amino-acid sequence MQIYGFIYKIDSFCNYSNSWIILQDSYTDEKYGYFADKRPIEVLIKNSIINVDKPPGPTSHEVAFWIKQMFKVSKAGHGGTLEL